A single window of Falco peregrinus isolate bFalPer1 chromosome 11, bFalPer1.pri, whole genome shotgun sequence DNA harbors:
- the LBR gene encoding delta(14)-sterol reductase LBR, which yields MPNPRFADGEVVMGRWPGSVLYYEVQVTSYDDVSHLYTVKYKDGTELQLKESDIRSQSSFKHRKSQSSSSSPSRRSTSRSRSRSPGRPGRGRRRSSSQRREHKDDKKKTVQETNLALLKLSENNTRRYNGEPDSTERNDTSCISLEQKLKPDLEIERVLEQYSLHPRKEEKKREELYSEIIKTAEKAASKTKELEFGGRIGTFMLIFFLPAAVFYLLLMCKQDDPSLMNFPPPLPALESLWEARVFGVFLLWFFLQVLFSLLPIGKVVEGLTLSNGRKLQYRINGFYAFILTAAAIGTLLYFQFELHYLYDHFMQFAVAAAAFSLVLSIYLYIRSLKAPEEELAPGGNSGHFIYDFFTGHELNPRIGSFDLKYFCELRPGLIGWVVINLAMLLAEMKIHNQSMPSLSMILVNSFQLLYVVDALWNEEAILTTMDITHDGFGFMLAFGDLVWVPFVYSLQAFYLVGHPTAISWPVAAAITVLNGIGYYIFRSANSQKNNFRRNPSDPKLAYLKFIPTATGKGLLVTGWWGFVRHPNYLGDIIMALAWSLPCGFTHILPYFYVIYFICLLVHREARDEHHCKQKYGLAWERYCQRVPYRIFPYIY from the exons atgcCAAACCCGAGGTTTGCTGATGGTGAGGTGGTGATGGGCCGTTGGCCAGGAAGTGTCCTGTACTATGAAGTGCAAGTGACTAGTTACGATGATGTTTCTCATCTTTATACTGTTAAGTACAAAGATGGCACCGAACTTCAGTTGAAGGAAAGTGATATAAGG TCACAATCATCGTTCAAGCACAGGAAAAGCCAGTCCTCTTCAAGTTCTCCCTCCAGAAGAAGTACGAGCAGATCTCGATCTAGATCTCCTGGTCGGCCAGGAAGAGGCAGACGTCGCTCTTCTTCCCAAAGAAGAGAACATAAGGATGACAAAAAGAAGACTGTTCAGGAAACCAACTTAGCTCTACTG AAACTGAGTGAGAATAACACCAGAAGATACAATGGTGAACCTGACAGTACAGAAAGAAATGATACGTCCTGCATAAGCTTGGAG CAAAAGTTGAAACCAGACCTGGAAATAGAGCGTGTGCTTGAACAGTACAGCTTGCatccaagaaaagaagaaaagaaaagagaagagttATATTCCGAGATAATAAAAACAGCTGAGAAAGCAGCATCTAAAACAAAGGAACTAGAGTTTGGAGGAAGAATTG GGACCTTCatgctgatattttttctgcctgctgctgtatTCTACTTGCTGTTGATGTGCAAACAAGATGACCCCAGTCTTATGaacttccctcctcctctcccagcactTGAAAGTCTTTGGGAGGCTAGggtgtttggtgtttttcttctgtggtttttccttcaagttctgttttccttactGCCAATTGGCAAG GTGGTGGAAGGCTTGACACTTTCAAACGGAAGGAAACTGCAGTACCGGATAAATG ggttttatgcttttattctgACCGCTGCAGCTATTGGAACTCTGTTATACTTTCAATTTGAGCTTCATTATTTGTATGATCACTTCATGCAGTTtgcagtggcagctgcagctttttctctgGTGTTGAGCATTTACCTGTATATTCGGTCCCTGAAAGCACCCGAGGAAGAACTAGCACCCGGTGGAAATTCTG GGCATttcatttatgatttttttactgGCCATGAATTAAACCCTCGTATTGGCAGTTTTGACCTCAAATACTTCTGTGAGTTGCGTCCAGGATTAATTGGCTGG GTTGTTATAAATTTGGCAATGCTCTTGGCTGAGATGAAGATACACAATCAAAGTATGCCATCTCTGTCCATGATACTTGTGAACAGCTTTCAGCTTCTGTATGTGGTGGATGCTCTTTGGAACGAG GAAGCCATTTTGACTACAATGGATATTACCCACGATGGGTTTGGATTCATGCTAGCGTTTGGAGATTTGGTGTGGGTTCCGTTCGTCTACAGTCTGCAGGCCTTCTATTTAGTTGGTCATCCTACTGCAATTTCTTGGCCTGTTGCTGCTGCAATTACTGTTCTGAACG gtATTGGGTATTACATATTCCGTAGTGCaaattctcagaaaaataaCTTCCGAAGGAATCCATCAGATCCCAAATTGGCCT ATCTGAAATTTATACCCACTGCAACTGGAAAAGGGCTTCTTGTCACAggctggtggggttttgttcGTCACCCTAATTATCTCGGTGACATCATCATGGCTCTAGCATGGTCCCTGCCCTGTG